The sequence ACATAGGCGAGGACCCTGCCCCGCTGGCCACAGAGGCCCTGCGCGGCGAAGGCGCGGTGCTGATCAATGCGGACGGCGAGCGCTTCATGCTGGCAGCTCACCCCGATGCGGAGCTTGCCCCCCGTGACATTGTCGCCCGGGCAATCTTTGCCGAGACCCAAGCAGGCCGCCGGCCGATGCTCGACACACGTGCAGCGCTGGGGTCCGAGGTGCTGACCCGCTTCCCAACCGTGGCCGAAACCTGCGCCCGCGCGGGCATCGACCCGGTGCAAGAGCCGATCCCCGTGGCCGTCGCCGCCCATTACCACATGGGCGGGGTCGATGCGAACATGAATGGCCGCACCAGCCTGGCAAATCTCTGGGTCTGCGGCGAGGCGTCCTCCACCGGCCTGCATGGCGCCAACCGGCTCGCCTCCAACGGATTGCTGGAAGCGCTGGTCTATGCCCGCAACGCGGCGCAGGACATGTCCGCCCCGCAAACCCCGGAACACGCAGAACAGGTCCGCCTCAGCTTCCCCGCCGGCGGGCAAGAGCTTGACCGGGAGGCGGTGAACACCCTGCGGAAGACCATGACTGCCCATACCGGCGTGCGCCGCACCGCTGCAGGTCTGAAACAGGCGCTCTCCACCATAGCCCGGCTTGAGGCCGAACAGTCTGCGGACGAAAACTTCCTCAATATGTGCGCCACCGCCACGCTGATCGCTGCCGCGGCGCTGAGGCGAGAGGAAAGCCGCGGCGGCCATTTCCGCGACGACTTTCCCATGGCGGACCCGGCACAGGCCCACCGCACCCGCATCACCCTGGACGAGGCCCTGGCCATCCGCGCCGGGGCCGTGAAGGAACTGACATGAGCACCCACTTCGCCACCCTGCCCGACCTGATCCTGGAACCGATGGTGCGCGCCGCCCTGATGGAGGACCTGGGCCAGAACGGCGATATCACCACCCGTGCGGTGATCCCGGCCTCGGCAACCTACGCCGCCCGGCTGAACGCCCGCGAGGACGGTGTTGTGTCGGGAATGCAGATTGCCCGCATCGCCTTTCACCTGGTGGATGCCGGACTGAAGGTGGAAACGCTGCTCCCCGATGGCAGCCCTTGCAAAAAGGGCGACACGCTGATGACTGTCGAAGGCTCTGCCGCCTCGATCCTGTCGGGCGAGCGCGTCGCGCTGAACTTTGCCGGCCGCCTGACCGGCATCGCCACGCTGACCTCCGCCTTCGCCGCGGAAACCCAAGGCACCTCCACCCGCATCACCTGCACCCGCAAGACCACCCCGGGCCTGCGCATTGCCGAGAAACAGGCGGTGCTGCACGGAGGCGGGTACAATCACCGTTTCGGCCTGTCGGATGCGATCCTGATCAAGGACAACCACATCGCCGCTGCCGGCGGTGTAAAAGCGGTGCTGGAAGCCGCCAAGGCCAGCGTCAGCCACATGATGAAAGTGGAAATAGAAGTCGACACCCTGGACCAGCTGGCCGAGGTGATCGCCACCGGCGGGGCAGACGTTGTCCTGCTCGACAACATGGATACCCCCACTCTCGCCAAGGCAGTGGAGATATCCAAGGGTCATGTGGTGACCGAGGCCTCCGGCAACATGCGGCTGGAACGCATTGCGGAAGTGGCAGCAACCGGCGTCGACTACATCTCGTCCGGTGCGCTTACCCATTCGGCGCGCACGCTGGATCTGGGCCTCGACTTCTGATTTCCCCGGTCAGC is a genomic window of Leisingera caerulea DSM 24564 containing:
- the nadC gene encoding carboxylating nicotinate-nucleotide diphosphorylase, which produces MSTHFATLPDLILEPMVRAALMEDLGQNGDITTRAVIPASATYAARLNAREDGVVSGMQIARIAFHLVDAGLKVETLLPDGSPCKKGDTLMTVEGSAASILSGERVALNFAGRLTGIATLTSAFAAETQGTSTRITCTRKTTPGLRIAEKQAVLHGGGYNHRFGLSDAILIKDNHIAAAGGVKAVLEAAKASVSHMMKVEIEVDTLDQLAEVIATGGADVVLLDNMDTPTLAKAVEISKGHVVTEASGNMRLERIAEVAATGVDYISSGALTHSARTLDLGLDF
- a CDS encoding L-aspartate oxidase, with protein sequence MVETGRIVIAGAGLGALYAALELAPRPVLVISPETLGEGASSAWAQGGVAAAMANHDTPEAHAADTLQAGAGTVDPEVAAMVTRVAREHIVDLTELGTPFDRDAEGNYVMSREAAHSAARVVRVKGDQAGDQIMRTLIAAVRAAPSVQVLENTQAVRLETEDGTVTGIWISRADTPSAPVLIKAPGVLLAGGGSGGLYAHTTNPPRIRGQVIGFAARAGARIADPEFVQFHPTAFDIGEDPAPLATEALRGEGAVLINADGERFMLAAHPDAELAPRDIVARAIFAETQAGRRPMLDTRAALGSEVLTRFPTVAETCARAGIDPVQEPIPVAVAAHYHMGGVDANMNGRTSLANLWVCGEASSTGLHGANRLASNGLLEALVYARNAAQDMSAPQTPEHAEQVRLSFPAGGQELDREAVNTLRKTMTAHTGVRRTAAGLKQALSTIARLEAEQSADENFLNMCATATLIAAAALRREESRGGHFRDDFPMADPAQAHRTRITLDEALAIRAGAVKELT